The Paracoccus sp. MA DNA segment TTCGGACGACATCCGCGCCATCGTCGAGCCTTATATCCGCGAGGTGCTGCCCGCGGAATGGCTGACCGGGAACACCGAATGGTGGGTGAACCCCACCGGCACCTTCGTGATCGGCGGACCCGACGGCGACGCCGGGCTGACCGGGCGCAAGATCATCGTCGACACCTATGGCGGCGCGGCCCCGCATGGCGGCGGCGCGTTTTCCGGCAAGGACCCGACCAAGGTCGACCGCTCGGCCGCCTATGCGGCACGCTACCTGGCCAAGAACGTCGTCGCGGCCGGGCTGGCGAAGCGCTGCGTGATCCAGCTTTCCTACGCCATCGGCGTGGCGAAGCCCCTGTCCATCTATGCCGACACCTTCGGCACCAGCGAAATCCCCGAGACCGAGATCGAGCGCGCGATCTCCCGCGCCATGGACCTGACGCCGCGCGGCATCCGCGAACATCTGGACCTGTGCCGGCCGATCTATCGCCGCACCGCCGCCTATGGCCACTTCGGCCGCGCCCCGGAAGCGGATGGCGGTTTCTCCTGGGAAAGGACCGACCTCGCCGAAGCGATCAAGCGCGAGCTTTGAGGGAGTGAGGGGGCTTTGCCCCCGCGCGTTCCGCGCTCCCCCAGGATATTTGGACAAGAAAGAACCACAAGGGGACCGAGGACGGCCCTTCTTTCTTGGAAAAATATCCTGCGGGGGAAGCCCGTCGGGCTTGCACGACGGGCGCGGGGGCGCAAAGCCCCCGTTCTTCAGTCCTTGAAGCTGCGGCTGTCCTTGATCTGGTCCCAGGCCCAGACCACCTCCTGCAGGCGCTCTTCGTCCGAGCGGTCGCCGCCGTTCATGTCGGGATGCAGGTCCTTGACCAGCGACTTGTACTGCTTGCGGATCTCGGCCCGCGTCCAGGTCTCCTTGGCCTCGAGGATCTCCAGCGCCCGGCGTTCGGTCGGCGGCAGCTTCCGGGCGGTGCGGTTGCGCAGCTCGGGATTGGTGCCGTTCGCGCCCAGGATCTCCAGCGGGTCGTCGATGCCGTGGCGCGCCCATTTCTGTTCCTGCGCCGCCCGGCCGAAGGGCTTGGTCGGCCGTTCCCAGACCGTGGCATTGTCCAGGAACTCCTGGAACTCGGCCTCGGACTGGCCCTGGAAATAGTTCCAGTTCAGGTTGTATTCGCGCACGTGCTCCTTGCAGAACCAGTAGTATTCGTCCAGCGCCCGCGGCGATTTCGGCGCGCGATACTGGCCGGGCTGGTTGCAGCCCTCCTTGTCGCACCGCCGCGTCGAGGTCTCGAAGGCGCCGGACATGCCGCGCCGGCCCTTGGCGCGGCGCTTCTTGTCCGCGGCAGCGGAAATGTCGAATCCGAACGGGTCGCTGTTGCTCATCTGCCTGCCTTGTCCTGAACGGGACAGGCAGTTTAGGCTATTTCGCGGGACATGAAAGGGGGCAAGCGCATGATTGCCGACGAGATGCGTGAAAGACTGGCCGAACTGCAGCCCTCGCGGCTGGAGATCATCGACGAAAGCGAAAGCCATCGCGGCCATGGCGGCTGGCAAGAGGGCGGCGAGACGCATTTCCGCATCCGCATGGCCAGCGCCCGCTTTGCGGGGCTGGGCCATGTCGCGCGGCATCGGCTGGTGCATGCCGCCTTGGGCGACATCGTGCCGCGCATCCATGCGCTGGCGCTGGAACTGGCGGAAAACTGACTCGTTAGCGCACGCAGGCTTGCCCGTTTCCGGCGCCGGGCGTAGAAGCCCGGAAAGGCAGAAAGCACAAGGAATTTCCGCATGACCTCGCCCAAGGATTTCAACGATCGCATGCTGTCGCTCGGCCTGGCCCGCGTCAGCGAGGCCGCCGCCCATGCCTCGGCGCGGCTGATCGGCCGCGGCGACGAGAAGGCGGCCGACCAGGCCGCCGTCAACGCGATGCGCGAGCAGCTGAACCTGCTGGACA contains these protein-coding regions:
- a CDS encoding BolA family transcriptional regulator: MIADEMRERLAELQPSRLEIIDESESHRGHGGWQEGGETHFRIRMASARFAGLGHVARHRLVHAALGDIVPRIHALALELAEN
- a CDS encoding J domain-containing protein, whose product is MSNSDPFGFDISAAADKKRRAKGRRGMSGAFETSTRRCDKEGCNQPGQYRAPKSPRALDEYYWFCKEHVREYNLNWNYFQGQSEAEFQEFLDNATVWERPTKPFGRAAQEQKWARHGIDDPLEILGANGTNPELRNRTARKLPPTERRALEILEAKETWTRAEIRKQYKSLVKDLHPDMNGGDRSDEERLQEVVWAWDQIKDSRSFKD